The Spirochaetota bacterium genome includes the window GTACCTTCCGGGAAATAGCTGTATGATGTTGCCAGTATGAACTGAGCATGGTCTACTGAATAAGGAACAACTTCATGGCAAATATCAACTATCTGTCCATTATATCCCTGGGAGTGTATAACCCCCTTAACAACACCTACATATGGGTCGGTTATTCCAAAATCCGTAATAAGGGCTATCATGATCAACCTTTGTACTTTGTTACTATTTTTTAAATTATATCAAACTATTGTCAAATTGAAAAAATCTCAGTTTATTTAATCTTCAACATGGACTTAAAAATAGTGTCATTCTAATCTTATCTTTGTTAGGTAAAATAATTTATCACAATGGAATGAGGGGCAGATTCAAGAATAAAGTGCACCACAAAATAAAAAAATATAGCCTCATATAACACATCCTTTAGAGTGTATGAAAGTAAAAAAATTAAAGGAGGCAATGTGCAGATATACTTTTAGCAACGTAAAAGTATAGTTTATCTTATGTTATTAAATTACCTTTAGCCGTGATGGCTATTGGGTGGCCAGTTTCACCAATTCTGGTGGTGGTCCCCAGTAAAATTGACAACACGGTATGCCTTCTTCTAAGTAAAATGAAAATGTGTAGCCACTAAAGCGATAGTTATCGGTATTATCCTCACTGTCTAAGGCATCAAGATAATCATATAGATAATTCTCAACACAATACGCTATAATCTTAGCCAGTGACATCTTACATATTTTGCGCACATCCATCACAAACTCATACTCATTCTCATACAAATACAAATGTACCCGCTTCCACGTTTGGTACCGCTTTCTATACTGTAATCGTTTATAGCTTTTTACAGGGATCTTTTTATACGAAAACACATAGTTTATGAAATTTATAACAAATGTATGAAGCGATAGTTTACGGATAGTGGCATTTTCTTTTAGTAGCTCTAAGTGTTCATAGGCAATACAGGTGGTAGTTTCTATATTCATATATTTCCTCCAAAGTATATATATATATAATACAACAATACTACTACTGGAACAAATTTCAACTATAAATTGTATGTGGTAAAAAAATAATAAAACAAGTATTACGGGATTCCTTCAAGTAATTAGAATTGTAAATATAAGTGAATAAAAAGTGTATATAATTTTAAAAAAAAATGGGCTCATAAAGCACAGGTTTTTTTCTTTGGCACTTTCTAATTATATGATATTTTTTACCAAAGAAAAAAAGTTTTGCTCATTTAAGTGATGAGGGAATTGATAGTATAACTAAGATGATATATACACGTCCACGAAAGTCTAAAGAATAGAAATCTTCGTATGAGGTTTTACAGGAAAAACTAAATGTTGCACTTCAAACTTGAACTTGCATTATATAAACTAATTTTATGTAAAAAAGGCTTGCAAATAACCCATACTCGTAGTATAAGTTATAAATGAAATGGTAGATAATTATAATTATTCATTTTAACTTATCACGTATGGAAAACACATTAGAAAAAATTCAATTCAGGCTAAACCAGAGCAGGGAAAAAATCAAGTTAGCTACTATCTTCCTTGAAAAGAAGAAATATTGTGATTCGGTTTTAGCTTCTTACCGGGCAATTTTTTACGCTATCCGTGTGTTATTGGTTGATAAGGATATTGATTCAGACGATCCAGACAGGATTATTGAGATATTTGAAAAATATTTACAATCTACATTATTTGGAAATACAAATATTATTGAAATAGCAAAGCGATCAAAAGAGATCAAGGATAATGCTGTTAATTCAAATGGTCAGATCCAATATGAACAAGCTGAAGTGATTCTTAACAATGCAAAAACAATTTTACATGAAGTTGAACGGTATTATTCACATTAACCACTTTTCCATTGGGAACCATCATTGAAATATTCCTTTTTCCATATAGGAACACTTTTCTTTAATTCATCAATAATAAACTGAGATGCATTAAATGCTTCTTTACGATGCATGGCAGTAACAATAATTACTACACTTGCCTCCCCTATATCAACCCGGCCTAACCTGTGTACCACAATACAATCATTAATGGTAAATTGTTCTGAAGCCTTCTGCATGATTGTATTAAGTTCTTTTATTGCCATGGACTCATGTGCTTCATATTTTAAATATAGTACTTCTTTATCATTGTCTATATTTCGTGGTCTTCCAATAAAACATACCACTGCGCCATCGGAAGGATTAGTGCACTGTACAAGCAATGCATTTACATCAATTGGTTCATACTGTAATGTACACCGCATCATAAAGGAATCAGCCTCCTCCTACGGGAGGGATAAGGTCAACAACATCATTTTCATGTATTACCGCATCAGGGGAACAATACTCTTCATTTATTGCTACAAATATAGTTTTAGCTATACGCTTAAATTCCTGATTTGAATGCGCTAAAAGTCGTATCAGTTCAGACGCTGTTATATCATTTTCTACATCAAATTGTTTTTCT containing:
- a CDS encoding HEPN domain-containing protein — its product is MENTLEKIQFRLNQSREKIKLATIFLEKKKYCDSVLASYRAIFYAIRVLLVDKDIDSDDPDRIIEIFEKYLQSTLFGNTNIIEIAKRSKEIKDNAVNSNGQIQYEQAEVILNNAKTILHEVERYYSH
- a CDS encoding MoaD/ThiS family protein produces the protein MKITVQAFAEAAEMLGFREKQFDVENDITASELIRLLAHSNQEFKRIAKTIFVAINEEYCSPDAVIHENDVVDLIPPVGGG
- a CDS encoding molybdenum cofactor biosynthesis protein MoaE, which codes for MMRCTLQYEPIDVNALLVQCTNPSDGAVVCFIGRPRNIDNDKEVLYLKYEAHESMAIKELNTIMQKASEQFTINDCIVVHRLGRVDIGEASVVIIVTAMHRKEAFNASQFIIDELKKSVPIWKKEYFNDGSQWKSG